In Borreliella valaisiana VS116, the genomic window AATTTAGGATTTAGAGAGTTTGTTAAGGCACACGGTGATAATATTGCTGTTTTGTACAAAAACAAATATGCTAACGGTGTTGATAAATATAATTATTTCAAAAAAATGGGAAATTCAAAAACTTTAGTAGGCTCAACAATTGATGGATGGTTTATTAATGATGATGGTGAATTAGAGCTTTTAGAGATTAAGAGTAGTGATTCTAATTATATGAGTAGTGCTATTGATGAATACAATAAAAATGGCAATTTCCTAAGTAGTAAGTATTTTTTCAAATATTATGTGCAGGCGCAAATGCAACTAGCGTGTACTGGGCTTAAGTATTGTAATTTGTTCTTTTTAATAGACGCTGCACCAATTAACTGCAAAATAAAGAGAAATGAATCTTTAATATCAAAAGTTCTTGAATTTGTTGAGAAATGTGAAATGGAAGTTTCCAATTTGAAAAAAGATATTTTCTCTAACTATAGAGACGAATACTTAATGGCACACAATTTTAATAAGGAGACGTTTATAAAGCTTGTTGAAGATTTAGTAGAAAGGAGTGATTTTTATCGTTTTGGGATTGAATTTGATTGGGCAAGAGAATTTGTAGAATATGTTGATTCTATAAATCTTGAGATTGAAAACGAGCAAACTGCTGCTTATCTTGAGCGTTCTTTTTTTGAGATTGACAATTTGAAATTAGAGTTAAATAAAATTCAAAATGAAAACAGAAAAAGAGAAAAGCCTATTAAAGATTTGCTTAAAATTAAAATTGACAATATTGTGAATAAATATCCCCTAATTAATCAGGTAAATTATAAATTTAGAGAATTTATGTTCAGTTATGACCCTAAGAAAAGGATGATATCAGATAGATTTAAGGGACTATTGCCGACAAGTGGTAAATTATCCTTATTAAATAATATAACATATGCAAATAGTGTAAGTGTCCCCATGTGAATGGGGATACTTAAAAATTAAAAAAATAATTTAATATTGGAGGATTAATCAATGCCTATTAATAAAATAAAACAAAGCAACAAGGCT contains:
- a CDS encoding DUF244 domain-containing protein, yielding MANNSKENIQSEINGESKMLCVEQQNFIGCEVFEEKSFQIKEKSKLSKIGKKLPGIGSQECFRFNKNLDFSEQRNKLDKYGASEVGTVLIGGAGLKDLMVNRVLKYFGMSMPFEENLYMLKGKELENLGFREFVKAHGDNIAVLYKNKYANGVDKYNYFKKMGNSKTLVGSTIDGWFINDDGELELLEIKSSDSNYMSSAIDEYNKNGNFLSSKYFFKYYVQAQMQLACTGLKYCNLFFLIDAAPINCKIKRNESLISKVLEFVEKCEMEVSNLKKDIFSNYRDEYLMAHNFNKETFIKLVEDLVERSDFYRFGIEFDWAREFVEYVDSINLEIENEQTAAYLERSFFEIDNLKLELNKIQNENRKREKPIKDLLKIKIDNIVNKYPLINQVNYKFREFMFSYDPKKRMISDRFKGLLPTSGKLSLLNNITYANSVSVPM